A window of Diospyros lotus cultivar Yz01 chromosome 14, ASM1463336v1, whole genome shotgun sequence contains these coding sequences:
- the LOC127790736 gene encoding alanine--glyoxylate aminotransferase 2 homolog 3, mitochondrial-like, with protein MLGSTIARALRSRDLLRPRRSFSQQAQKQHSPLPETDAPVPKMPPFDYAPPPYTGPSAAQILQKRKQYLSPSMLYFYNQPLNVVDGRMQYLFDEKGRRYLDAFGGIATVCCGHCHPDVISAILNQTNRLQHSTILYLNSAIADFAEALASKLPRDLKVVFFTNSGTEANELAMMIARLYTGCHDIVSLRNAYHGNAAGTMGATAQSNWKFNVVQSGVHHALNPDPYRGVFGSDGEKYANDVQDLITFGTSGHIAGFISEAIQGVGGIIELAPGYLPAVYNTIKKAGGLFIADEVQAGFARTGSHFWGFEAHGVTPDIVTMAKGIGNGIPLGAVVTTPEIAEVLTRRCYFNTFGGNPVCTAAGLAVLRVIEKEKLQENAHFVGSYLKERLTALKDKHEIIGDVRGRGLMLGVELVTDRELKTPAKVETLHVMDQMKDMGVLIGKGGFYGNVFRITPPLCFTKEDADFLVDVMDYTMSKM; from the exons ATGCTGGGCTCCACCATTGCAAGGGCACTTCGGTCAAGAGATCTACTCCGTCCCCGTCGCTCCTTCTCTCAGCAAGCCCAGAAGCAGCACTCTCCACTCCCCGAAACCGATGCTCCGGTTCCCAAAATGCCCCCATTCGACTACGCCCCTCCGCCCTACACCGGCCCCTCCGCCGCCCAGATCCTGCAGAAGCGCAAGCAGTATCTCAGCCCCTCCATGCTCTATTTCTACAACCAACCC CTGAACGTGGTGGATGGGAGGATGCAGTACTTGTTCGACGAGAAGGGCCGCCGATATCTGGACGCGTTTGGTGGAATCGCTACGGTGTGTTGCGGCCACTGCCACCCCGATGTCATCAGCGCAATTCTCAACCAAACCAACCGCTTGCAGCACTCCACCATCCTCTACCTCAATTCCGCCATAGCTGATTTCGCCGAGGCCCTTGCCTCCAAGTTGCCCCGCGATCTCAAG GTGGTATTTTTCACCAACAGTGGGACTGAGGCGAATGAGCTGGCGATGATGATTGCGCGGCTGTATACGGGATGCCATGACATCGTATCGCTGAGGAATGCGTACCATGGGAATGCAGCCGGGACTATGGGTGCCACGGCACAGTCCAACTGGAAATTTAACGTTGTACAG AGTGGAGTTCATCATGCCCTTAACCCAGATCCATACAGAGGTGTCTTTGGATCGGATGGAGAAAAATATGCAAACGATGTTCAAGATCTCATTACCTTTGGAACTTCAGGGCATATTGCTGGTTTTATTTCTGAAGCCATACAG GGAGTGGGTGGAATTATTGAATTGGCCCCTGGTTACTTGCCTGCTGTGTACAACACTATTAAGAAAGCAGGGGGCCTCTTTATTGCTGATGAGGTTCAAGCTGGGTTTGCACGTACTGGGAGCCATTTCTGGGGATTTGAGGCCCATGGTGTTACCCCCGACATAGTGACCATGGCaaag GGCATTGGAAATGGCATCCCTCTTGGTGCTGTGGTGACCACTCCTGAGATTGCAGAGGTCTTGACTCGACGATGTTATTTCAATACCTTTGGAGGAAACCCTGTGTGTACTGCTGCAGGATTAGCTGTTCTCCGAgtaattgagaaagaaaagctTCAAGAGAATGCACACTTTGTTGGGTCCTATCTGAAAGAGCGCCTCACTGCTCTTAAAGATAAGCATGAAA TTATTGGAGATGTTAGAGGAAGAGGATTGATGCTTGGAGTTGAACTTGTCACTGATCGCGAGCTGAAAACTCCTGCAAAAGTGGAAACTCTGCATGTGATGGATCAGATGAAGG ATATGGGAGTGTTGATTGGAAAAGGTGGATTTTATGGAAACGTTTTCAGAATCACACCTCCACTGTGCTTCACCAAGGAAGATGCAG ATTTCCTTGTAGATGTTATGGACTACACAATGTCGAAGATGTGA